A region of Primulina huaijiensis isolate GDHJ02 unplaced genomic scaffold, ASM1229523v2 scaffold23605, whole genome shotgun sequence DNA encodes the following proteins:
- the LOC140967141 gene encoding dirigent protein 22-like — protein sequence MSSTSSVKFTSTIVITFFLSATFIPAGKSQEYFARKISRQEIGLGKQKLSHIHFYFHDIVSGPNPTAVRVAETAVTNSSATNFGFVVMMDDPLTIGPEMSSKIVGRAQGIYASADLNNFGLLMVLNYYFTEGEFNGSTLSILGRNAVFSGLREMPVVGGSGVFRFARGYAQARTHTFDLKTGDTVVEYNVSVFHY from the coding sequence ATGTCCTCCACTTCGTCTGTAAAATTCACATCAACCATTGTCATCACTTTCTTTCTCTCTGCAACGTTCATCCCTGCTGGAAAGTCCCAAGAATACTTCGCAAGAAAAATATCGAGACAAGAAATCGGCCTCGGCAAACAAAAACTCAGCCACATCCACTTCTACTTCCACGACATAGTCAGTGGCCCCAACCCCACCGCCGTGCGTGTCGCAGAGACTGCCGTCACAAACTCCTCCGCCACCAACTTCGGCTTCGTGGTGATGATGGACGACCCTTTGACTATTGGCCCAGAAATGAGCTCGAAAATCGTGGGGAGAGCACAAGGGATATACGCGTCGGCGGATTTGAATAACTTCGGGCTTTTGATGGTACTGAACTACTATTTCACGGAAGGGGAATTCAATGGCAGCACACTAAGTATATTGGGGAGGAACGCGGTTTTCTCCGGCTTGAGGGAGATGCCGGTGGTGGGCGGCAGCGGTGTGTTCCGGTTTGCTCGCGGGTATGCTCAGGCAAGGACTCATACGTTCGACCTTAAAACCGGGGATACTGTGGTGGAATACAATGTCTCTGTCTTCCATTAttga